The following are encoded together in the Weissella soli genome:
- a CDS encoding 2-oxo acid dehydrogenase subunit E2, which produces MTEIFKMPDIGEGMAEGDITDWLVKVGDVVKMDDPVAEVQNDKLMQEILSPYAGTVTKLFVDPNTTVSVGDPLIEFDGDGQGTAAAAPAAPASEPVTTAVTPAPATAPVTEPATAPERPVVASNGQILAMPSVRHYAAEHHIDLSQVPATGRHGHITLNDVTNFAGSAPVVAATPGVPVTEVAQPVQPPVPEAAPAPVVAPTVTEGRQPMTPTRRAIANAMSAQNAAIPMVTNFDSVEVSKLVAHRQQFKQRVADEGIHLTYLAYAVKALAATAKKFPELNASVDMATHEIIYHEEVNMGIAVNAPAGLYVPVVANADAKSITVIAKEIAELADAVRNGTIKPAQMKGSTITISNLGSARGTWFTPIINGSDVAILGLGSILKEPIVNENGELAVGQNMKLSLTYDHRLIDGMLGQTAMNYLKQLLADPAYMLMEV; this is translated from the coding sequence ATGACTGAAATTTTCAAGATGCCTGATATCGGCGAAGGCATGGCTGAAGGTGATATCACGGACTGGCTCGTTAAAGTCGGGGATGTCGTCAAGATGGACGATCCAGTGGCTGAAGTCCAAAACGATAAGCTCATGCAAGAAATCTTGTCACCTTACGCCGGCACAGTTACAAAATTATTTGTCGACCCCAATACGACGGTTAGTGTTGGCGACCCATTGATTGAATTTGACGGGGATGGTCAGGGAACGGCGGCGGCCGCACCGGCTGCACCAGCATCAGAACCGGTAACTACTGCCGTTACACCAGCGCCAGCGACAGCTCCAGTGACTGAACCAGCCACTGCACCGGAGCGACCAGTGGTGGCTTCCAACGGTCAAATCCTAGCGATGCCATCAGTCCGGCACTATGCGGCAGAGCATCACATTGACCTGTCACAGGTACCAGCTACTGGCCGGCATGGCCACATCACCCTAAATGATGTCACGAATTTTGCCGGTAGTGCACCAGTCGTAGCAGCCACGCCGGGTGTTCCGGTGACTGAAGTAGCCCAACCAGTCCAACCACCTGTTCCTGAAGCTGCACCCGCACCAGTGGTGGCACCGACTGTTACTGAGGGTCGGCAACCCATGACACCAACTCGCCGGGCGATTGCGAACGCGATGAGCGCACAAAATGCCGCCATCCCAATGGTGACTAACTTTGATAGTGTGGAAGTCTCTAAGTTGGTGGCACACCGGCAACAATTTAAGCAACGGGTTGCTGATGAAGGCATCCACTTAACTTATTTGGCTTATGCTGTGAAAGCTTTGGCAGCTACCGCCAAAAAGTTCCCTGAATTAAATGCTTCAGTCGACATGGCCACTCATGAAATTATCTATCACGAGGAAGTGAACATGGGGATTGCGGTGAATGCACCAGCTGGTCTGTACGTACCCGTAGTCGCCAATGCTGACGCCAAGTCAATCACCGTGATTGCAAAGGAAATTGCCGAGCTGGCTGATGCAGTACGTAATGGCACGATTAAGCCTGCTCAAATGAAGGGCTCAACGATTACCATCTCAAACCTAGGTTCCGCTCGGGGTACCTGGTTCACACCAATTATCAACGGTTCAGATGTCGCCATACTTGGTCTCGGATCAATTTTGAAGGAACCAATTGTCAATGAAAATGGTGAATTGGCGGTCGGTCAAAACATGAAATTGTCATTGACATACGATCACCGTTTGATTGATGGGATGTTAGGTCAGACTGCTATGAACTACTTAAAGCAGTTATTGGCTGATCCAGCCTATATGTTGATGGAGGTGTAG
- a CDS encoding thiamine pyrophosphate-dependent dehydrogenase E1 component subunit alpha, whose amino-acid sequence MTITETNKKILDFNYQLAAQDEAFPTLQVLANDGSVVDEAALERTGLTDDQLVELMKHMLFSRELDIRSTKLAKQGRFGFFAPTAGQEASQMASAFAFNDEDWLFPGYRDIPEIIMKGWPVWKAILWSRGHVQGNVMTTDDGKDVHSWFPQIIIGAQYVEAAGVALGLKKRQKDAVAYAYTGDGGTSQGDFYEAMNFAAAYQANAVFIAQNNGFAISTPRDFQTAAKHLAAKGWAAGIPSVVVDGNDAIAVYLAAKEARQWAASGNGPVLIETLTDRLEPHSTAGDDPLRYRTKDDIDAWWQKDPLLRMRHFLTQRGIWNEELETAYIAEVNAHIDDQIKRADGVEKQKISDFLKNTLEVPSQVMQEQIAIFESEGK is encoded by the coding sequence ATGACAATTACTGAAACAAACAAGAAGATACTTGACTTCAACTATCAACTAGCAGCGCAAGATGAGGCCTTCCCAACCTTACAAGTCTTAGCAAATGACGGTTCAGTTGTGGATGAAGCTGCTTTAGAACGTACCGGATTGACGGACGATCAGTTAGTCGAACTAATGAAGCACATGCTATTTAGTCGCGAGTTGGACATTCGCTCGACTAAGTTGGCTAAGCAAGGTCGGTTTGGCTTCTTCGCACCAACCGCTGGGCAGGAAGCTTCGCAAATGGCCTCAGCGTTTGCTTTTAATGATGAAGATTGGCTATTCCCAGGTTATCGTGACATTCCAGAAATCATCATGAAGGGGTGGCCAGTTTGGAAAGCCATTCTTTGGTCACGGGGCCATGTCCAAGGTAATGTGATGACCACTGATGACGGCAAAGATGTTCACAGTTGGTTCCCACAGATTATTATCGGCGCTCAATATGTTGAAGCTGCGGGAGTAGCTCTAGGATTGAAGAAGCGGCAAAAAGATGCCGTTGCTTACGCCTATACTGGTGATGGTGGTACTTCCCAGGGTGATTTCTACGAAGCCATGAATTTTGCGGCTGCCTACCAAGCCAACGCTGTCTTTATTGCACAAAATAATGGCTTTGCGATCTCGACCCCGCGTGATTTTCAAACGGCCGCAAAACACCTGGCTGCCAAAGGCTGGGCGGCTGGTATCCCAAGTGTCGTCGTCGATGGTAATGATGCCATTGCCGTTTATCTAGCTGCTAAGGAAGCCCGTCAATGGGCGGCCAGTGGCAATGGACCAGTGCTGATTGAGACCCTGACTGACCGGTTGGAGCCCCACTCAACCGCGGGGGATGATCCTCTGCGTTACCGTACTAAAGATGATATTGATGCTTGGTGGCAAAAAGATCCCCTATTGCGGATGCGTCACTTCTTGACCCAACGTGGTATTTGGAATGAGGAGCTTGAGACAGCTTACATCGCAGAAGTAAATGCGCACATTGATGACCAGATCAAGCGAGCTGACGGTGTTGAGAAACAAAAGATTAGTGATTTCTTGAAGAATACGCTTGAGGTACCTAGCCAAGTGATGCAAGAACAGATTGCAATTTTTGAAAGCGAGGGCAAGTAA
- the lpdA gene encoding dihydrolipoyl dehydrogenase, with translation MVVGAQATELDTIVIGSGPGGYVAAIRAAELGQKVTVIERDAIGGVCLNIGCIPSKALINVGHHYQAATAGNPFGLTTGDVQLDWQQTQDWKQHQVVEKLTAGVAGLFRKHHIDVIKGEASFNDNETINVVQEDGHQLLQFNNAIIATGSHPVEIPGFKFTGRIVDSTGALSLPEIPKSLIIIGGGVIGSELGGAYANLGTKVTIIEGLDHTLNGFDAEMTKPVLDDFKAKGGQIVTSAKAKAAVQNDTSVTVTFELDGAEQTVTADYLLVSVGRKPNTDTLGLNNTDVHLTDRGLIDIDDQMQTTAAHIYAIGDITAGPALAHKASYQGKIAAAAIANDAEAHDIHYSMPSVAYTNYELATTGETPESVKAQGLAAKISKFPFAANGRALTMDEAVGFVRLITDKATNALIGAQIVGPGASDLISELSLAIENGLTSNDISLTVHPHPTLGEAIMDAAEVADGLGIHV, from the coding sequence ATGGTAGTAGGCGCACAAGCAACAGAATTAGATACAATTGTCATCGGTTCCGGTCCTGGCGGATATGTAGCGGCCATTCGGGCAGCTGAACTCGGCCAAAAAGTGACGGTGATCGAACGTGACGCAATCGGTGGGGTTTGTCTAAACATTGGTTGTATTCCGTCAAAGGCGTTAATTAATGTTGGCCATCATTATCAAGCCGCGACGGCCGGTAATCCATTCGGATTGACCACCGGTGACGTCCAGCTCGATTGGCAACAAACCCAAGATTGGAAACAACATCAAGTGGTTGAAAAGTTGACTGCCGGTGTTGCAGGGCTCTTCAGAAAGCACCATATTGATGTGATCAAAGGCGAGGCGTCATTTAATGACAATGAGACCATCAACGTGGTGCAAGAGGATGGTCATCAGCTCTTACAGTTTAACAACGCGATTATCGCCACCGGTTCACATCCTGTAGAAATTCCTGGTTTCAAGTTTACTGGACGCATCGTAGATTCCACTGGGGCACTGAGTTTGCCAGAGATTCCGAAGAGTTTAATTATTATCGGCGGTGGGGTCATCGGTTCAGAACTTGGTGGGGCTTATGCTAATCTTGGCACAAAAGTCACCATCATCGAGGGTCTTGACCACACGTTGAATGGCTTTGACGCCGAGATGACCAAGCCAGTGTTAGATGACTTCAAGGCTAAAGGTGGCCAAATTGTGACTTCCGCGAAAGCTAAGGCAGCCGTGCAAAACGACACTTCAGTGACCGTGACTTTTGAACTCGATGGAGCTGAACAGACTGTCACAGCCGATTACCTCCTAGTCTCAGTTGGTCGTAAGCCAAACACAGACACCTTAGGACTGAATAACACAGATGTTCACTTGACGGACCGTGGTTTGATCGACATCGATGATCAAATGCAGACGACAGCTGCACACATTTACGCCATTGGTGATATCACAGCCGGCCCAGCACTTGCTCATAAAGCCAGTTACCAAGGTAAGATTGCGGCGGCCGCCATTGCAAATGACGCAGAAGCGCATGACATTCACTATTCAATGCCTTCAGTGGCTTACACCAATTATGAATTGGCCACTACTGGTGAAACGCCTGAGTCTGTCAAAGCACAAGGATTGGCTGCTAAGATTTCAAAGTTCCCATTCGCCGCTAATGGCCGGGCCTTAACAATGGATGAAGCAGTTGGGTTCGTGCGACTCATTACCGATAAGGCAACCAATGCCCTCATCGGTGCCCAGATTGTGGGGCCGGGCGCTTCAGATTTGATTTCAGAACTATCATTGGCGATTGAAAATGGGTTAACCTCAAATGATATCTCATTGACAGTTCACCCACATCCAACTCTCGGTGAAGCCATCATGGACGCTGCCGAAGTGGCCGATGGTCTCGGTATCCACGTTTAG
- a CDS encoding alpha-ketoacid dehydrogenase subunit beta, with protein MTEKTYIAAVQDALDLALTKDDNTLIFGEDVGKNGGVFRATDGLQAKFGEERVFNTPLAESAIGGLAIGLTTQNYRPVMEIQFFGFLFEVMDSIAGQMSRNRFRFGGTRQMPIVVRSPYGGGTKTPEMHADNLEGMVAQIPGIRVVMPANPADAKGLLLSAIESNDPVVFLENIHLYRSMKGEVPEGYYTTPLDKAAIVREGQDVTIISYGGGVPVALKAADELGKQDINAEVLDLRTVSPLDIESIGASVEKTGRVVVVQEAQRMAGIGATVMAEISERFILSLKAPIGRVAAPDTVYPFGQAENDWMIKADDVIAKVKEIVDYD; from the coding sequence ATGACTGAAAAGACTTATATTGCAGCGGTGCAAGACGCCCTTGATTTGGCGTTGACCAAAGACGACAATACACTGATTTTTGGTGAAGATGTTGGTAAGAACGGTGGTGTCTTCCGTGCAACGGATGGATTGCAAGCAAAGTTTGGTGAGGAGCGGGTCTTCAATACGCCCCTAGCAGAATCTGCCATTGGTGGTCTCGCAATTGGGTTAACAACCCAGAACTACCGGCCAGTGATGGAAATTCAATTCTTCGGTTTCTTGTTTGAAGTGATGGACTCAATTGCTGGGCAAATGTCACGTAACCGTTTCCGCTTTGGTGGTACGCGCCAAATGCCGATCGTGGTTCGTTCGCCATATGGTGGTGGCACAAAGACCCCTGAGATGCACGCTGATAACCTAGAAGGTATGGTTGCCCAAATTCCGGGTATCCGCGTTGTTATGCCGGCTAATCCGGCCGATGCAAAAGGGCTATTGCTGAGTGCAATTGAATCAAATGACCCCGTAGTGTTCCTAGAGAACATTCATCTCTATCGTTCAATGAAGGGCGAGGTGCCTGAAGGTTACTACACAACCCCACTTGATAAGGCGGCGATTGTGCGTGAAGGGCAGGATGTCACGATTATCAGCTATGGTGGAGGTGTACCTGTGGCCCTCAAAGCAGCTGATGAATTAGGTAAGCAAGATATCAATGCTGAAGTATTGGATTTGCGGACAGTTTCGCCATTAGATATTGAATCAATTGGTGCTTCTGTAGAAAAGACAGGTCGGGTCGTTGTCGTGCAAGAAGCACAGCGGATGGCCGGTATCGGCGCCACCGTCATGGCTGAAATTTCAGAACGCTTCATTTTGAGCCTGAAAGCACCGATTGGTCGCGTCGCTGCGCCAGACACGGTGTACCCATTTGGTCAAGCTGAAAACGATTGGATGATTAAGGCGGATGACGTCATTGCCAAGGTAAAGGAGATTGTAGATTATGACTGA